A portion of the Gossypium arboreum isolate Shixiya-1 chromosome 8, ASM2569848v2, whole genome shotgun sequence genome contains these proteins:
- the LOC108474787 gene encoding GDSL esterase/lipase At4g10955-like produces the protein MLAGKNIAKRGKFLESFLFNPPYASFPIETIFKDNKNVIHGLQLTINVIKGGVALALGYSGDEDSFAAISGWKPCLFVNSRDFICHGYIEHFKKRRKSDDVGVWGLISHHSLRNIVMKELKIRDVENSEPLHLLPSAILIENLSPPEESISPHKLRHWWKPDLNLRCTVYNYE, from the coding sequence ATGCTTGCTGGAAAGAATATTGCGAAAAGAGGCAAATTCTTGGAAAGTTTTTTGTTTAATCCGCCATATGCATCTTTCCCAATTGAGACAATCTTCAAAGACAATAAGAATGTGATACATGGGCTTCAACTGACAATCAATGTTATCAAAGGCGGCGTTGCCCTTGCTTTGGGATATAGTGGTGATGAGGATTCATTTGCTGCAATATCAGGGTGGAAGCCATGTTTGTTTGTGAATAGTAGAGACTTCATATGTCATGGATATATTGAACATTTCAAGAAGAGAAGAAAGAGCGACGACGTTGGAGTTTGGGGACTAATAAGCCATCATTCACTAAGAAACATAGTGATGAAAGAATTGAAAATAAGGGATGTTGAAAATTCGGAGCCGCTTCATTTGCTTCCTTCGGCAATTCTTATAGAGAATCTCAGTCCTCCCGAAGAAAGCATTTCACCTCATAAACTTCGTCATTGGTGGAAGCCTGACCTGAACTTGCGTTGTACTGTTTATAACTACGAATAG